From Candidatus Nitricoxidivorans perseverans, the proteins below share one genomic window:
- a CDS encoding c-type cytochrome, producing MNKWSGWALTAGALALSASVHAAPPTPAMLSNACAGCHGTHGGSAGPSMPSLASQSKTAIVEAMKKFKSGERPSTVMGRLSKGYTDADFVAMGEFFSKQKFHPTSQAVDAAKAKRGASLQEANCSRCHLDEGKDGKDDTPVMASQWLPYLQMQMGLYHSGARKMPEKMAEKVKPLSAQDVEALLHFYASQK from the coding sequence ATGAACAAATGGAGTGGTTGGGCACTCACAGCGGGTGCCCTGGCGCTGTCGGCGTCCGTTCATGCCGCGCCGCCTACGCCGGCGATGCTCTCGAACGCCTGCGCCGGTTGTCACGGCACCCATGGCGGCAGCGCAGGTCCGAGCATGCCGAGCCTGGCGAGCCAGTCGAAGACCGCCATCGTCGAGGCGATGAAGAAGTTCAAGAGCGGCGAGCGCCCGTCAACCGTCATGGGCCGTCTGTCCAAGGGCTACACGGACGCGGACTTCGTCGCCATGGGCGAGTTCTTCTCGAAGCAGAAGTTCCATCCGACCTCCCAGGCCGTCGATGCGGCCAAGGCCAAGCGCGGCGCCAGCCTGCAGGAAGCCAACTGCTCGCGCTGCCATCTGGACGAAGGCAAGGATGGCAAGGACGACACCCCGGTGATGGCCAGCCAGTGGCTGCCCTACCTCCAGATGCAGATGGGGCTCTACCATTCCGGCGCCCGCAAGATGCCGGAGAAGATGGCCGAAAAGGTCAAGCCGCTGTCCGCTCAGGATGTGGAAGCCCTGCTCCACTTCTACGCCAGCCAGAAATAA
- the dut gene encoding dUTP diphosphatase translates to MRIDVKILDPRLADGLPHYATPGSAGLDLRACIDAPLAIHPGETHLIPTGMAIHLADPGYAAMILPRSGLGHKHGIVLGNLVGLIDSDYQGQLMVSTWNRGQTSFTLNPLDRLAQLVIVPVVQAAFNVVDSFEESRRGESGFGSTGHA, encoded by the coding sequence ATGCGCATCGACGTAAAGATACTCGACCCTCGCCTGGCGGATGGTCTGCCGCACTACGCCACGCCTGGCTCCGCCGGGCTGGACCTGCGCGCCTGCATCGACGCGCCGCTCGCGATCCATCCGGGCGAGACCCACCTGATCCCCACCGGCATGGCCATCCACCTGGCCGATCCGGGATACGCCGCGATGATCCTGCCGAGGTCGGGCCTGGGCCACAAGCATGGCATCGTGCTCGGGAATCTTGTCGGACTGATCGATTCCGACTACCAGGGGCAACTGATGGTCTCCACATGGAACCGCGGGCAGACGTCCTTTACCCTGAATCCGCTCGACCGCCTGGCGCAACTGGTCATCGTGCCGGTCGTGCAGGCGGCGTTCAACGTGGTGGACTCGTTCGAGGAAAGCCGCCGCGGCGAGAGTGGTTTCGGCAGCACGGGGCACGCATAA
- a CDS encoding ethylbenzene dehydrogenase-related protein, giving the protein MKKISMAVMAAFVAGGAGSALASPDWSKAPVRKVKVFYPGQSSLEWVMNKADHSAVPDIVEKKRPCAKCHEGDANDVGNAIVAGKPVGSSKSVLEPKPIAGKVGWLPIQFQAAHDGEKIYFRFEWVPPKLGDAKMDKKNEMKLTMLFDGGGTVEGADLNGCWSTCHDDMRTMKSAKDDKKTKHIKDADLAGGKFYDLIQFRSGEKKLFDGHVADKRVEEGGKGLVKAEGVKDGNKWVVTFERKLAGGGAGDHAIAPGKTYNFGFAIHEDHTEARYHYVSLGYQFGLDKAVEGVKNYYNVVKQ; this is encoded by the coding sequence ATGAAGAAGATTTCCATGGCCGTGATGGCCGCATTCGTTGCCGGTGGCGCCGGGAGCGCGCTGGCCTCCCCCGACTGGAGCAAGGCGCCCGTGCGCAAGGTCAAGGTGTTCTATCCTGGCCAGTCGAGCCTGGAATGGGTGATGAACAAGGCCGACCACTCCGCCGTGCCCGACATCGTCGAAAAGAAGCGACCCTGCGCCAAGTGTCACGAGGGCGACGCCAACGACGTCGGCAACGCCATCGTCGCCGGCAAGCCGGTCGGCAGCTCGAAGAGCGTGCTGGAACCGAAGCCCATCGCCGGCAAGGTCGGCTGGCTGCCGATCCAGTTCCAGGCCGCGCACGATGGCGAGAAGATTTACTTCCGCTTCGAGTGGGTGCCGCCGAAGCTCGGCGACGCCAAGATGGACAAGAAGAACGAGATGAAGCTCACCATGCTGTTCGACGGCGGCGGCACGGTCGAAGGAGCGGATCTCAACGGCTGCTGGTCGACCTGCCATGATGACATGCGCACGATGAAGAGCGCCAAGGACGACAAGAAGACCAAGCATATCAAGGACGCCGACCTCGCCGGCGGCAAGTTCTACGACCTGATCCAGTTCCGCAGCGGTGAGAAGAAACTGTTCGACGGCCATGTCGCCGACAAGCGCGTCGAGGAGGGCGGCAAGGGCCTCGTCAAGGCCGAGGGCGTCAAGGACGGCAATAAGTGGGTCGTCACCTTCGAGCGCAAGCTTGCCGGCGGCGGCGCGGGCGACCACGCGATCGCCCCGGGCAAGACCTACAACTTCGGCTTCGCGATTCACGAGGACCATACCGAGGCCCGCTACCACTATGTTTCGCTGGGCTACCAGTTCGGCCTCGACAAGGCCGTGGAGGGCGTAAAGAATTACTACAACGTAGTGAAGCAGTAA
- the coaBC gene encoding bifunctional phosphopantothenoylcysteine decarboxylase/phosphopantothenate--cysteine ligase CoaBC, whose amino-acid sequence MNELQGKRIVLGVTGGIAAYKAAELARLLAKAGCAVDVALTRAAEHFVGAATFQALTGRAVWRDLWDEQGRGMAHIDLVRGADAVLVAPATADFMAKLAHGAASDLLSTLCLARDCPLLVAPAMNREMWDKPATRRNVAQLVADGVHVLGPASGGQACGETGEGRMLEAAEILDELVASFQSKLLAGKRVMLTAGPTFEALDPVRGLTNASSGKMGFALARACAEAGAEVTLVAGPVSLATPRHVARIDVTSAREMRDAVLRGVADSDVFIAVAAVADYRPAAAMEHKIKKTGQAMSLDLVPNPDILAEVAALPAAPFCVGFAAESENLEKFGEAKRAAKRLSLVVGNLVRDGLGGDTNVVTLFDEAGAHPLPPGDKLAIARAIVKAVSERLCAST is encoded by the coding sequence TCGCGGCCTACAAGGCGGCCGAGCTCGCGCGCCTGCTTGCGAAGGCGGGCTGCGCGGTCGACGTCGCGCTCACACGGGCCGCGGAGCATTTCGTCGGCGCGGCGACCTTCCAGGCGCTGACCGGGCGCGCCGTCTGGCGTGACTTGTGGGACGAGCAGGGGCGCGGCATGGCCCACATCGATCTCGTTCGCGGCGCCGACGCCGTGCTCGTTGCGCCCGCGACGGCCGACTTCATGGCGAAGCTCGCCCATGGTGCGGCATCCGATCTGCTCTCCACGCTGTGCCTGGCGCGGGATTGCCCGCTGCTGGTTGCGCCCGCGATGAACCGCGAGATGTGGGACAAACCGGCGACGCGCCGGAACGTGGCGCAACTGGTTGCGGACGGCGTTCATGTCCTGGGGCCGGCTTCGGGCGGACAGGCCTGCGGCGAAACGGGCGAGGGGCGCATGCTGGAGGCGGCGGAAATCCTTGACGAACTGGTCGCATCGTTCCAGTCGAAGCTTCTCGCCGGGAAACGGGTGATGCTGACGGCCGGACCGACCTTCGAGGCGCTCGATCCCGTGCGCGGGCTGACCAACGCGAGTTCCGGGAAGATGGGCTTTGCGCTGGCCCGCGCCTGCGCCGAGGCCGGTGCCGAGGTAACGCTGGTGGCCGGCCCCGTGAGCCTCGCCACGCCGCGCCATGTGGCGCGCATCGACGTGACGAGCGCGAGAGAGATGCGCGACGCTGTGTTGCGCGGCGTGGCCGACAGCGACGTCTTCATCGCGGTCGCGGCCGTGGCCGACTACCGGCCGGCGGCGGCGATGGAACACAAGATCAAGAAGACTGGCCAGGCGATGAGCCTCGACCTTGTGCCCAATCCGGACATCCTCGCCGAGGTGGCGGCATTGCCCGCCGCGCCGTTCTGCGTGGGCTTCGCGGCGGAGTCCGAAAACCTGGAGAAATTCGGGGAGGCCAAGCGGGCGGCCAAACGGCTGTCGCTGGTGGTAGGCAACCTCGTGCGGGACGGCCTGGGCGGCGATACGAACGTGGTCACCCTGTTCGACGAGGCCGGCGCCCATCCGCTGCCGCCAGGCGACAAACTTGCCATTGCACGGGCCATCGTGAAGGCCGTTTCGGAGCGGCTATGCGCATCGACGTAA
- a CDS encoding NAD(P)/FAD-dependent oxidoreductase, with translation MTLERRSFLKLLGMGAGAGAVGAVGLAGCASKPVAVHGKKVVVVGGGYGGTIAAKYIRMMDPTLEVTLIERNDHFVSCPFSNLVLGGMMPDLSKLTIKYDKLAANHGIKVVQAEVTGVDPVAHTVTTSKGVFPYSRLVLSPGIEFRTDEIKGYDENVTPHAWKAGPQTLLLKKQLEAMKPGENVIISIPVAPFRCPPGPYERTSMIAMFLKEHKPGSKVIVLDGNPDIVSKKGLFLKGWKKHYEGIVDYRPAKKVTEVVPGGVLIEGLEEVKGAVINVIPPQKAGHIAHVAGVVGPDKKWCPVNPMTFESTIHKDIHVIGDSSIAGAMPKSGYSANSEAKVCATNIVNLMNGREITELSAINTCYSYLSRKEAVSVTGVYRVNKEKHVIEPVPGSVGVSPDLSETEAVYAESWLRNILTEMST, from the coding sequence ATGACACTGGAACGCAGAAGTTTCTTGAAACTCCTCGGCATGGGCGCAGGTGCGGGTGCCGTGGGCGCCGTCGGCCTGGCCGGCTGTGCATCGAAACCGGTTGCCGTCCACGGGAAGAAGGTGGTGGTGGTCGGCGGCGGCTACGGCGGCACCATCGCCGCGAAATACATCCGCATGATGGACCCCACCCTCGAGGTGACCCTGATCGAGCGCAATGACCACTTCGTGTCCTGCCCGTTCTCCAACCTCGTCCTCGGCGGCATGATGCCGGACCTGAGCAAGCTGACGATCAAGTATGACAAGCTGGCCGCCAACCACGGCATCAAGGTGGTCCAGGCCGAGGTTACGGGCGTCGACCCCGTCGCCCATACCGTGACGACCAGCAAGGGCGTATTCCCCTACAGCCGCCTCGTCCTCTCGCCCGGCATCGAGTTCCGCACCGACGAGATCAAGGGCTACGACGAGAATGTCACGCCGCACGCATGGAAGGCCGGACCGCAGACCCTGCTGCTCAAGAAACAGCTCGAGGCCATGAAGCCCGGCGAGAACGTCATCATCTCCATCCCCGTGGCGCCCTTCCGCTGCCCGCCCGGGCCTTACGAGCGGACCAGCATGATCGCCATGTTCCTGAAGGAGCATAAGCCAGGCTCCAAGGTCATCGTGCTCGACGGCAACCCGGACATCGTCTCCAAAAAGGGCCTCTTCCTGAAGGGCTGGAAGAAGCACTACGAGGGCATCGTCGACTATCGCCCGGCCAAGAAGGTGACCGAGGTCGTTCCCGGCGGGGTGCTGATCGAAGGTCTCGAGGAGGTCAAGGGCGCCGTCATCAACGTCATCCCGCCGCAGAAGGCCGGCCACATCGCCCATGTCGCGGGCGTCGTCGGCCCGGACAAGAAGTGGTGCCCGGTCAACCCGATGACGTTCGAGTCTACGATTCACAAGGACATCCATGTCATCGGCGATTCCTCGATCGCTGGCGCCATGCCGAAGTCCGGTTACTCGGCCAACTCGGAAGCCAAGGTCTGCGCGACCAACATCGTCAACCTGATGAACGGCAGGGAGATCACGGAACTGTCCGCCATCAACACCTGTTACAGCTACCTTTCCAGGAAGGAAGCCGTCAGCGTAACGGGCGTTTATCGCGTGAACAAGGAGAAGCACGTCATCGAGCCGGTACCGGGCTCGGTCGGCGTCTCTCCCGACCTCTCCGAGACGGAAGCCGTCTATGCGGAAAGCTGGCTCAGGAACATCCTTACCGAGATGTCGACCTGA